The Sesamum indicum cultivar Zhongzhi No. 13 linkage group LG6, S_indicum_v1.0, whole genome shotgun sequence genome has a segment encoding these proteins:
- the LOC105165787 gene encoding PHD finger protein At1g33420, with protein MVVNARPTKRLVKRRVTADLSDFLTFPTDADLASPLAAKPFRTTVRAFLTKHALLPPPSSLFPHLLTWQVLFRVGDLPADDGGPAVVCLDVVEDDVARSRSVYCDQCRVVGWSSNPVSAKRYHFIIKADGNSIAGYNKTCAGCGDALHMTDSRCKSCNHVMTTEDVEDWMYQQLESTTHLLHGVVHANGYGHLLRVNGREGGSRLLSGRHIMNFWDRLCNMLGVRKVSVMDVSKKNGLDFRLLHSVVKGHPWYGDWGYRFGAGSFSLNFDDYKMAVANLSSLPLALFQSQGRKPRTRLQDLISFYQSISERELVTIRDLFCFLMSLIHDGRNAPIRADDSPCKKLKISESRALCSWTIEDVRRVEDAMFKVLRAVSGSTWVSWRALRGAVCKVGTPELLDYCLKELKGKQAAPGMVVAARCVSDSGAMEYRLEPGSASVQANTSMNGFPMASYPSEERLLRDLKYFYECMLHPETMVFHVPPAKRNLAVSSATKILDCKQFVKDYQPERLLSTSKENAVQLLCEVDLMEQPEECCHNPPPELLVLSPDATIADLKLEAMRAFQDVYLMFRRFQADELVGYGGVDESTQIKLLLGSTEFVRVRGRFLGKNGLGRFRMERGIERWIVDCLCGAKDDDGERMLACDVCSIWQHTRCSGIPDSEGVPAKFFCHRCRRVAQTGKSNGQCMEDSANNVAAETSSSSVSSLTNTGVL; from the exons ATGGTGGTCAACGCCAGGCCCACCAAGAGGCTCGTCAAGAGGCGCGTCACTGCTGATCTCAGTGACTTTCTTACCTTCCCCACCGACGCCGATCTAGCCTCTCCCCTCGCCGCCAAGCCTTTCAGGACTACCGTCAGGGCCTTCCTCACCAAGCACGCCCTCCTTCCCCCCCCTTCCTCGCTTTTCCCCCACTTGCTCACCTGGCAGGTCCTTTTCCGCGTCGGCGACCTCCCTGCCGACGACGGCGGCCCAGCTGTCGTCTGTCTCGACGTCGTCGAGGACGACGTCGCCAGATCCAGATCCGTTTATTGCGACCAGTGTCGTGTCGTTG GGTGGAGTAGTAATCCCGTCAGTGCAAAGCGCTACCATTTCATAATTAAGGCGGACGGCAATTCTATTGCTGGCTATAATAAAACCTGCGCTGGCTGCGGTGATGCTCTTCATATGACAGATTCCAG GTGCAAGTCATGCAACCATGTGATGACTACTGAAGATGTTGAAGACTGGATGTATCAGCAATTGGAGAGTACAACACATCTGTTGCATGGCGTGGTTCATGCGAATGGATATGGCCATCTCCTTAGGGTCAATGGTAGGGAAGGTGGATCCAGGTTGCTCTCTGGACGTCACATAATGAACTTCTGGGACCGGCTTTGCAATATGCTGGGAGTCAg AAAGGTCAGTGTCATGGACGTGTCGAAGAAGAATGGATTGGATTTCCGATTGCTTCATTCTGTGGTCAAAGGTCATCCATGGTATGGAGATTGGGGCTATCGGTTTGGCGCTGGTAGTTTTTCGCTAAACTTTGATGACTATAAGATGGCTGTCGCGAACCTGTCCTCTTTGCCGTTGGCTTTATTTCAATCTCAAGGAAGGAAGCCCCGTACACGCCTGCAGGATTTGATTTCGTTTTATCAATCCATATCAGAGCGTGAGCTTGTAACTATTCGAGatcttttctgtttcttgatGAGCTTGATTCACGATGGGCGCAATGCCCCTATTAGGGCTGATGATTCTCCTTGCaagaaacttaaaatttcAGAGTCCAGGGCCTTGTGTTCGTGGACTATCGAGGATGTAAGACGTGTGGAAGATGCCATGTTCAAGGTGTTGCGTGCTGTTAGTGGATCCACCTGGGTGAGCTGGCGTGCTCTTAGAGGCGCTGTTTGCAAAGTAGGGACGCCGGAGCTTTTAGATTACTGCCTTAAAGAACTTAAAGGGAAACAGGCAGCCCCCGGCATGGTTGTCGCTGCCCGCTGTGTTTCCGACTCTGGTGCCATGGAGTACAG ACTCGAGCCAGGAAGTGCATCCGTACAGGCTAACACATCTATGAACGGATTTCCCATGGCAAGCTATCCATCAGAAGAACGCCTTCTGCGGGATCTTAAATATTTCTACGAGTGCATGCTTCATCCTGAGACAATGGTGTTTCATGTGCCTCCAGCTAAAAGGAATCTTGCAGTTAGCTCGGCtacaaaaattcttgattgCAAGCAGTTTGTGAAAGATTACCAGCCAGAGCGTCTCCTATCCACTTCCAAAGAAAATGCAGTACAGCTTCTCTGTGAGGTCGATCTCATGGAACAACCTGAAGAATGTTGCCACAATCCACCACCTGAGTTACTTGTTCTTTCGCCCGATGCCACAATTGCTGATCTGAAGCTCGAAGCAATGAGGGCTTTCCAAGATGTCTATTTGATGTTCAGAAGGTTCCAAGCTGATGAGTTGGTTGGTTATGGTGGTGTTGATGAATCCACCCAAATTAAGCTCTTGCTAGGATCGACGGAATTTGTACGAGTCCGGGGACGGTTTCTAGGAAAGAATGGTTTGGGTAGGTTTAGAATGGAAAGGGGAATTGAGAGATGGATTGTGGATTGCCTTTGTGGTGCGAAAGATGACGATGGGGAGAGAATGCTGGCATGCGATGTTTGCAGCATATGGCAACACACTAGATGTTCTGGGATTCCAGACTCTGAGGGTGTTCCTGCGAAGTTTTTTTGCCACAGGTGCAGACGTGTGGCTCAAACGGGCAAGTCGAATGGCCAATGCATGGAAGACAGTGCGAATAATGTCGCTGCTGAGACCTCAAGCAGCTCGGTCTCGAGCTTAACGAACACTGGAGTCTTGTAA
- the LOC110012105 gene encoding uncharacterized protein LOC110012105 has product MTPKGYPVPCPGHVCILKCSLYGLKQASHQLNIELTDRLQAYGFLQCPPDHCLFMHFTPGSFTALLVYVENILLTGNSDAELEAVKVHLDVFFTIKDLGYAKYFLGLELVRSAHGLLVTQQKYLHDILQDFHMLNAKDVSTPFPPRLKLTSDSSTLLIDPGVYRCLIDRLLYLGFTRPNVSFAVQQLSQFL; this is encoded by the coding sequence ATGACTCCAAAAGGCTATCCAGTGCCTTGCCCTGGGCACGTTTGCATATTAAAATGCTCTCTTTATGGCTTGAAGCAAGCCTCACATCAGTTGAATATTGAGCTTACTGATCGTCTCCAAGCTTATGGGTTTTTGCAATGTCCCCCTGATCATTGTCTCTTTATGCATTTCACCCCTGGTTCTTTTACTGCTCTTTTGGTTTATGTTGAAAACATCCTGCTAACTGGTAATTCAGATGCTGAGCTTGAGGCTGTTAAGGTTCACTTAGATGTTTTCTTCACCATCAAAGATTTGGGTTATGCCAAATATTTCTTGGGATTAGAATTGGTTCGTTCTGCTCATGGTCTCTTAGTGACTCAACAGAAATACCTCCATGACATCCTTCAAGATTTTCATATGTTGAATGCTAAGGATGTGTCAACTCCTTTTCCCCCGAGACTGAAATTAACCTCGGATTCAAGCACTCTCTTGATTGATCCTGGTGTTTATAGGTGCTTGATTGATCGACTTCTCTACCTTGGATTCACTCGGCCTAATGTCTCCTTTGCTGTCCAACAACTTAGTCAATTTCTCTAG